In Streptomyces chartreusis NRRL 3882, the following are encoded in one genomic region:
- a CDS encoding CHAD domain-containing protein gives MAQRHLDPTDPLAGPSPTGDTLAGYLRAQATEFLRALRLHRETGSGANGAEGPVEAARALRRSARRISATLHTFQSLLDTDWCEGMRPELAWVSGTLAMEHAYTARLERLLNALHRLSGSTALPSQTADSAAGGRAAGAAPVPRTAAPRDAGLRTPPTSTTERGNLTVGAAKAGALLDRQLTLARTRAHSTALQAMGSSRFHAIADKVAVLASEVPLTPAAATADLRPLATAAKDRLTDAVAALPLITAGHPYNAAALIHGLSPDTVPHPQDAPWHQVRLLLRLHRYAREAVSGPKGNAVVDLRLLSAGQALNRHRDASEAAAAAAQAARTPRIAPATAYALGVLHADQRHEVEAARFAFQQAWQKEAEAVSTR, from the coding sequence GTGGCACAGCGACACCTTGACCCGACGGACCCCCTGGCCGGGCCCTCCCCCACCGGGGACACCCTCGCGGGCTACCTGCGGGCCCAGGCCACGGAGTTCCTCCGCGCGCTGCGCCTGCACCGGGAGACCGGCTCCGGGGCGAACGGCGCGGAGGGGCCCGTCGAGGCGGCCCGCGCGCTACGCCGCTCGGCCCGCCGCATCAGCGCCACCCTGCACACGTTCCAGTCCCTCCTCGACACGGACTGGTGCGAGGGCATGCGCCCGGAACTGGCCTGGGTGTCCGGCACGCTGGCCATGGAACACGCGTACACGGCCCGCCTGGAACGCCTGTTGAACGCCTTGCACCGCTTGTCGGGTTCGACAGCGCTCCCGTCCCAGACCGCCGACTCGGCTGCGGGCGGTCGTGCCGCCGGGGCGGCACCCGTCCCCAGGACAGCGGCACCCCGAGACGCCGGGCTGCGGACCCCCCCGACCAGCACCACAGAACGCGGCAACCTCACAGTCGGCGCAGCAAAGGCAGGCGCCCTGCTCGACCGCCAACTGACACTGGCCCGCACCCGAGCCCACTCCACCGCCCTGCAAGCCATGGGCTCCAGCCGCTTCCACGCCATCGCGGACAAGGTCGCCGTCCTGGCCAGCGAGGTCCCCCTGACCCCAGCCGCGGCCACCGCGGACCTCCGCCCCCTGGCCACCGCCGCGAAGGACCGCCTCACCGACGCCGTAGCCGCCCTCCCCCTCATCACCGCGGGCCATCCGTACAACGCCGCCGCCCTCATCCACGGCCTGTCCCCGGACACGGTCCCGCACCCGCAGGACGCCCCCTGGCACCAGGTCCGCCTGCTCCTGCGCCTGCACCGCTACGCCCGCGAAGCCGTCAGCGGACCCAAGGGCAACGCCGTCGTCGACCTGCGCCTGCTCTCCGCCGGCCAGGCCCTGAACCGCCACCGTGACGCCTCGGAGGCGGCGGCAGCGGCGGCCCAGGCGGCCCGTACCCCACGGATCGCCCCGGCCACTGCATACGCCCTCGGCGTCCTCCACGCCGACCAGCGGCACGAGGTGGAGGCGGCACGTTTCGCCTTCCAGCAGGCCTGGCAGAAGGAGGCGGAGGCGGTGAGCACCCGGTGA